From the Rhea pennata isolate bPtePen1 chromosome 12, bPtePen1.pri, whole genome shotgun sequence genome, the window AGCCTGAACAGCATTTTCCTGAGGCTAGGAACCATGAGATAACTGCCTTCGGGCAGTGCTGCAGACAAAGAGCTGTCCAGTGAAGAAACTACCTTTCCCCAGGAAGACGTTACCCTGTTCTCAGTCTAGGGTAACATTTCCCAGCTTTGAGCAGATCTGCCTTAGCTCAAGGGCTGCACCCCTCCATCAGGCAGCCAAGTTCCTGAGATCATTCCCTGGCCAAGAATGGCCCAAGGGACTGTGCTCCCAGAAgcttaggaagaaaaaaaaagccaaaaaaagccttattattattattttttttttttttaacccagaGGCATGTAATCCCAATGAGTGCTTGTGTTAGAGGCACCGAAAAAAAACAACGCTCAGAAGGGGCAAGTGCCAGCAGGGTTATTGCTGTTTGGGAGCCAGAGTAGCACCAAGTCAAACGGGAGCTGCGAGCCAGGAGTACAGCTCTGCCTCAGAGCAAGGCTTTAGCTGCATCCAGCAGGAATGGGGGGCCTGCAGCTCCGGCAAGCCCCTGCTTGCAATTAGGCAGGGGGTGCAGGGTGCCAGCCCTGCCTGCATCCGAGCTCTGCTGGGCCTGGGCTCCCTATCTCTCGGGGGAGAGGGTGACGACAGCCCCCAGCAGGGTCCTGAACCTGGATCGCCGCTGCTCAGGGACACACTGACTCACAGCACAGCCCGCCCGCAGGATCCTGCTCCATGCCTTTCCCCAGGCAGGGATAACATGGAGCAGTGTCCAGTGGCTCCCACTGCTCTGTTACAGGCAGGGAGCACAGAAGAACTTGTCAGTAGGTAAGGGCTTTGATTCAGAAAGCTGTAGAGTAGCTGCAGCTCATCGGTGGGAAAGAGGGCCGAGCCTTCCTCGCAGAGGGCTTTGCATCCCGCCAGGAGGAGGGCTTGAGATTAGACTGGGTCAGTGGCACTTCTCGTAGCGCAGGCTGTGTTCTCCCAGGGGTACTGCAGCTGAAGAGCTGCTCCAGGCTGCAAAGTAAGAACGTAACCAGGCCTGTCAAAATCTAGAGACTGCATTAGACTGTACCAGCCAAAACGAACACAAACCTGCAGGGCTCGTTAACCCAACAGGTACAGAACCACAAGGGACATGAGCTTGTCGCTCTTGGCTTTGGGAAAGCAGGTGCTTCCCGCTGTGTCGCAGCATCCACAGCAGCTTCCCAGCCCAGGGAGTTATTAAAGGATAGCGATGTCTGTCCATATTCCAGGCTGGTGAATGAGTTCTGCTGCTTGCCCAGCTCACCTGCCAGCGGTTTCAAGGGAAAGTGGTATtactccatttcttttcctaactGTAGTTTCCTTTTATTATGTACTGCTAAAgaactgcatttcagagctgGCAGAAATGTTCAGAGCATCAAGCTGTGAATTCTGAGGAAAGCTATGAATGCCTGAGGCCACCTCACCACAGAGAGGCCGGCTAactgctctgcctcctgccctcGCAGAGCCAGTGCCTCCTGCGTGCCCTGGCTCTTCAGCTGTCCCCATCCACACGGGCTCTTTAGTCCCGGTGGCCATCCCGCAGGGCAGTCGCTGCCACACGCTCTGCTCTCTCACGACAGCTCgctcccccagcctcctctaCTCACCACCACGTAGATGGGAAAGGTGCTTGTAGGTTTGAAGTCTTCTAGCCGGCACAGCACAGGAAAGATCTTGTGCTTCCAGATCTCCACAGAGATCAGCTCTCCGATGAGAACAGGAATCTAAACAGGAAAGGGATGAGGGAGTGAATCCTTTCAGAGCAGGACTAGACACATGGGCCAGGCCGATGCCCAGCACCTCATAGCTGTTTCAGTCCTGGGGCACATGATATAACACCAAACAGTTTGGTTAGTTGCACCACCAGTTTCTGAGCCTTTCCTTCATGGCACATCCTGCTACGGtggcaagggaagcagcagcttgcttCCACGGCCATCACACGAGCAGGAGAAGCCCAGCAGGTACCTCAGGCAGGGCCCAGGCAGCACATCTGCTATCTATTACCCAGTGCAGCAGTCATACTTGAAAAGGATGCAGTTTTATTGCCAACATTCGACTACATAGACTTCTGAGTGACATCAGGGAGAAAGGCAGCCTGCAAGAACACAGTCTTTGTATCTGCCTAGCTCAGGAATCAACAGCTTGTCACCACCAGCCATTGGCCTCAGAGACCAGGCGGCAGAAATAGCTCCTGGGCTCCTTGGGCTTACAAACAAGGCATAGAAAGGAATCACTGAGGAGCTGGCCAGAAGTGGGCCACTAGTACTCGCTGGTGCATCCTAGGACATTTGGAGAATGAGACAGCCTTCATATCGGGCACAGAAACATAGCTTGGTGGGGGGAACGGGGATTAGgataacaaaacaaacccaGAGAGGAACCGGAGACCAACAAGTAGAAACACCACAgcttctcttttaatttttttttttttagcaacaaTGGCAAACCAGCAGTCAATAACTTTGCCAGAGATACAGATCAGGTTCTCCACCGTTCGCAGTTTATTCCATGATTGCATAACACCGTCCAAAAGACAATCCCAGCTTGAGGACAAGGGCTGGCAGAGAGGTCACTAGTGCACCCACCTGGGGCCTTGTTTAACGCAGGTCACGTTACAACATCCCTCTTGAGCTTAAAATTCAtgattcttaaagaaaaaacgCAGGAAAGAACATTAAGACTGCAATACCAGTAGAAGCTGGGAAGGGCAAACCACAAGTAGCCAGGACACATTTCCCACATTTCAGGTGGGAAAAGCCTGCCTCATATGCAGCtacacacagaaaaaagcagCGTCCTCCCTACGAAACACTTCCTCACTGAAAGGAATGGGGCTGGAGTACCAGACCAGGCGTTAGCGGGGATCAGGCTTGCCAGAGTCGGGCACCAGGCCCAGCTCGGCCCCTGGTTCGTTACCAGGCACTCTCCTCAGGCAACGGGCAGCCACGGCTCACCTTGGCATAGCTGACGAGCAGCTCtgtgaggagctgctcctggcccGCAGAGGCGCTCAGGATGGCATGCATGTTGAGCTTCTCCACGGACTCGTGCTGCCGCAGCCATCTACAGAGCAGCAGGCAAAGGCCTCAGCGCCAGAGCCCTCCGGCCAGCTGCTGCTTCGGGGCtccactgccctgcctgcccgGAGGGCCCCGAGACCTGCAGGCAGTGCCTGCAAACTGTGGAAGGTCCCACACCTAGGGAAACCTGCACCCAGACAGCGcacctcttcctccctctgGAAGTGCACCCCAATCCCCAAGAAATGGCCGAAGGCTACCAGCTATCCCCAAACTCCACCCTGCCCCCTGACTCTGCTCCCCAAGGCATCAACTCCACCAAGGCAGCTCCAAGCCCTTTGCCCTTTGCCTGTGGGCTGCCACAGCTGACATACACCCCAAAATGCAaaccttcctctccttctcccctaCAGACACCCCGCAGCCAGGGCTTCCCCTCCCGCTCCCCACGCGGCCCCCCGGGGGCGCCCCCCAACCGGGGCTTCCCCTCCCGCTCCCCACCCGGCCCCCCGGGGGCGCCCCCCAACCGGGGCCTCTCCTTCTTTCCCCGccacccccagctcccccccGCACGAGGGTGCCCCGGACCCCTGCCCGCCGGTGTCGCGCAGCTCGCTGCCCTGCAGCGCCTGCACCAGCGCCTCCGCCTcggcgggcagcagcagcagcggcagcggctcgggccccgcggcggccaTGGCGGCGCCGTCGCTATGGCAacgcggcgcgcggcgcggccgctccggcgccccctggcggcgcCGTCGCTATGGCAAcgcggcgcggccgctccggcgccccctggcggcgcgggggagcggccgcagcccggggccgggcggggcggtAGGCGTGGCCCGGGCGCGGGGCGTGGCCCGGGCGCGGGGCGTGGCCCGGGCGCGGGGCGTGGCCCGGGCGCGGGGCGTGGCCCGGGCGCGTCCCGGCTCcagcggggccgccgggcgccctAGGGCGCCCGTCACTTCCAGCAGACGATGATGTTGGGGTCGTTCTCCAGGCGCTCGTCCAGCTCCTTGTAACTCATgcctggaggagagaggggCGGCGCAGCGTGAGCGGGGCAcgtcccgccccgccccgtcccccccccgccTCTCTTCCCAGAGCTCCCGCGCTCCAGGTGCACGGCTCCGGCTGCGCTGCTGGAGCGGGACCCCATCCACCCCACAGCCCCGAGGGCGCAGCTCCCCCTTCGCCCCTAGCGATCTAACGCCACGAGCTGCGTGGAGCCAAGCTCCTCACCCGTCTTGCAGCAGATCTCATCGTAACTGTGGCAGCCCGTGTACAGCCTGGCTGGGTGACTCCTCTCATCCCGGGCTATCTTGACAGGGTACTTCTGGAGCCGTCGGATAAGGCCCTTCATCAAGCCAAACTGGACGAGCCTCctgagggaggaggggagacgCTGCTCGCAGCAGGGACCACAGCACTGACGCCTCAAACGCTGTCCTGTCCCATgtctcccccttcccttctgGTTCAACCATGCAACCACCACTGCACCCTCTTGCTTTGGTTTCCccatctgcaaatgcaggggAGAGAGGGGTTTGGTACTCCCTCCTCACGAGCCCTAGCATTAACCCGCACTTGCCAACAGCGTCAGCACTGCCCTCTAGCACCAGGTAGGAAGGTCCCGGCTCAGACCTTTCATCCACTCTCTGGAGCTGCAGGGTGTAGCGGGAGATGAGGTCTCGCACCGTCGTGCCAGGGCTCAGACCGCAGTACAGCTGGAAGACGTCCCTGAGGCTGGCTTGTTTGTGCCCTGCAGGGATCAGACACTGCTGCAGTTATTAGCCACTAGCTAGTCCCCCTCTCACCACAGGGTGGCCAGCAATGGGGTTCCTAGGTCCCCATCCTGGGGGGGACCATTTCTGGGGTGCATCCATTTCTGGAGACGCTGCACAGGGTGGCAAGGAGCTGCGGCAGGCAGCGCAGTGCTGGAGCCCAGAGCTCCTGTGGAGCCTTACAGCTCTACCACCCCTTCCACGTCGGGCCTGCCAGCACCACAGCTGCGCACGCACAGCCCGGCGCGAGCTCACTGTACCTTGCTTAGTGACGTAGGACAGACATTCTTCCTGGAGACACTTGTCGTCCACCAGGTCCTGGACCTTCGGCGTGGTGCAGTACACATTTGAATACTGGAGGGCAAGggaaaggcagctctgcttAGCCACAGATCAAAGAGCTGAACTTTCCCAGCACCGAAcccagccccacgctacgtAGCTACGCTAAAGGCACAGCTGCCTAGGGAATGCCATCCGCAACACAGCTGCCACAAGCCAGCCCTTCCTGCAGCGGTCCACGGTAACCAAGGATAAAACGTGCGACTTCCCCTTCTGCGCTCGGCTCAGCGCCAGGAATCCCACTCAGCTACGCTCTCTGCGGGATGGAGcgccagggctgcagcaccgTGAGGCCTCTGCCCCTGGCTGCCCCACACAACCgaactgcagcagagcagccttcCCACCGTCCAAAATCCGCTCGCAGCCCCAGGCTCGCTCTGTCCTTATTTTAGCCTGACCCACCTGGAGGATGGAGACAAGTGTGACGACTCCGTAGTACCTGCAGGCACACAGGGGAACACAAAAGTTGCAGAAGCCCTCCCTGCAACACCCACCCTTCTTCAGGGCTGGCCAGACTTGCCGCAGAGGAAACGGCatgaaaacaagttttcaaGTTGGGCCAGGCAGTTGAGCCAGGAAGTTGGGCCCCAGACCCAGCCCCCAGGCAAGCGGAGATCCCGGGCCAAGGTTATTCTCACAACCGACATGCACATTGGGACGTCAGCGTGCCGCTTCCCTTCCCCACACTCACAGCAGGTTCTGCACAGCAATGCGCACCAAGTTCAACTCCACGTCGGCTTCTGCAGAAATCTTCTGGACGTGCCGAAATCCATCAATGTAGGGAAGAATCTAGATGGTGAGAAGGCAAGAGCTAGCAGGGCAGAAGGTAAAGAGCTGCGCACAAAACGACAGCACAGCCACCCAAGGCATCACCCCAGAGCCCAAGAAACTCCCCAGCACCTGGGAGCATCCTGGGAAGGGCAGGCTCCAACCCTGGCAGCATTCGCCCGTGTGAATGTGTGAATAGTTTGCTTCTAGGCCTGAGCACAAGGCAGGTGAATGCTGACCTGTGCTAGTTAATGTAGGGGTCCCCTGGATGGCCTGGCAGTTCCCCTTGCCTCTGGGAAGCAGGGAATGGAGCCTGTTAAAAGTGTACTCCCCCCAGTTAAGGATACAGACCTGTTGCGTTGTGAGATCCCACTGGGAATTGAAGAAATCATCCTTGTCTTGGGTGAAGACTGGCACGTCGTATTCCTGCACAATGGGAGGGTCCGGGCGCTGCTCGATCACCTTCAGGTGGATGGTGTTCGATTCATCTGGCCAGACGAACGGGGAGCGCTCAGTTCCCACAGAAACCTCCGCTCCCTCCAGAACTCGCTACCATCAGCCCCAGAACGCTGCGACCGTGAGCACCGGGAACCAAGGCTGCCGGCACCAGGCTGGGCTCACCTGTCCCAACCCTCTCCCCAAGGCTCCAGCCAGCGGAAAGCAAAGCCTTGGCTGCTGCCGTGGctgccctgcagacctgctgcagCTACGGTACCTATGGGCAGGGTGCACTTCCCTTTGGCGTTCAGCTCCTCCAGCAGGATGGTCATCATCGGAACCAGCTTCTGTTTACTCTCCTCGTTGGAGATGAAGCCACTTTCCAGCTAAAGAAAGCGGAAGGCTATGTCAGCTCCTCCCAGTGCAATTACCAGCTACAGGAACTGCAAACATCTCTTGGATCCCTTCCTCTGCTCATCTTCACTACCACCCTTAGAGAATCTTTCCTCAAACAGCAACAGTAAACCTAGCCTCGTGGCCAGCAAAATGAAGGGGCACTGTAGTGACAGCAGAGGTCCCATGATACCAACAGAGCAAGGATGTGCCAGGAACTGAATCTATCTTCAGAGCACCAAGCAGGCAGGAGCCCTGAGAGCAGCTTCCTCACTTCAAGTATTCTCTGATCTTTctacagttaagaaaaaaagttatacaGGGAGAGGTCTGATGAAAGCTCAAGGGAAATTTAGGAATATTTATTACTCTTAAACTTACTCCAAGCTATACAAGGGTAAAAACGGCACAACCTTCTCCCCAGTCATAAGCCTGGCTCGTACCACAGCAATGCCCAGTGATGAAACTATGGGGCAGATCTTGACCAGCAGctggagacagacagacagcctCACAGAGAGGGAACACCATGGGCAGCTCCTTGGAAGCATGTTTCTTTGCCAGGCAATGTTTCCAGCTCCCATCAAATATCTGCCAGCAGGCATAATGATCTTCCCTGCTGATCTCGCAAAGGAGAGCACTATCAAAGACGCCCACGCCAGCCTGCCTGACCTCGGGCCCCTGCAAACTGGCAGGGAAATAATCCTGTCCTAGGCCTGAGGCCAGCGAAGCAGGGAAGCCCTTCCTCAGGTTCCCCCCCAGCTCGGAGCAGTGTGTTTGCCTTGGGCCTTACCTCCAGGGTGGTGAGGTAGCCAGCCAGCTTCTTCACTATGGGCTCCAGAGCACAGGCCTTGGCTCTGGCATCACACACAAAGCCCAGGTTGAAGAGCAGAGCGTTTCGGCTGTACTTCTTGTGCTCAATACAAACAGGACAGCC encodes:
- the NPRL2 gene encoding GATOR1 complex protein NPRL2 — protein: MGGRIECVFFSEFHPTLGPKITYQVPEDFISRELFDTIQVYVITKPELQNKLITVTAMEKKLIGCPVCIEHKKYSRNALLFNLGFVCDARAKACALEPIVKKLAGYLTTLELESGFISNEESKQKLVPMMTILLEELNAKGKCTLPIDESNTIHLKVIEQRPDPPIVQEYDVPVFTQDKDDFFNSQWDLTTQQILPYIDGFRHVQKISAEADVELNLVRIAVQNLLYYGVVTLVSILQYSNVYCTTPKVQDLVDDKCLQEECLSYVTKQGHKQASLRDVFQLYCGLSPGTTVRDLISRYTLQLQRVDERRLVQFGLMKGLIRRLQKYPVKIARDERSHPARLYTGCHSYDEICCKTGMSYKELDERLENDPNIIVCWK